TGAACGCGCGCGAGCCGGTAACGGCTGTGCCCCTGCAGGGCTACTGGAACGATATCGGGTTCCCGTGGGACTATCTCGACGCGAACCGGCACATGCTCGCGAAGATCGGCTTTGCGGTCGGTGAGAATGTGGAGATCTGGGATTCGGCCACGATCCGGAAGCCTGCGGTCATCGGAAGCGACAGCACGATCAAGAATTGCGTTATTGACCGCTCGATCGTGGGGGCGGACTGCGTGGTTGGTGAGTTCTCGATCGTGAAACGGAGCATTATACTGCCGCATTCCAATGCGCCGCACCTGAACTACGTTGCGGATTCCGTGATCGCGGAAGGCTGCAATTTGGGTGCCGGGACCAAGATCGCGAATCTCCGGTTCGACGACCGCACCGTGAAGATGAGCATCAAGGGCTCACGGGTGGATTCAGGGCGGCGCAAATTGGGGGCGATCATCGGCTATGATGTCAAAACCGGGATAAACGTCTCGATCTATCCGGGCGTCAAGATCAGCAGCGGCAGCTGGATCGAGGCGGCGACACTGGTACGACAGGACGTATGACTGCACGGCGAGGCCGCGTGCAGCGAACTCTTTTTTGTATTCGGGGGATAGTTATAGTGATTTCACGGTAGCTTGTTATGACTGAAGGGGGACGGAGCATGGTAGAGGGCATACGCGACCGCATTCCGGCAGATCTCGCTCTGGTGATCCTCTGGACGCTGATCTGCATCCCGTTCGTGCTCGTTCCGCCGCTTAACGAGACACCCGTGCGTATACTCCTGGGACTGCCGTTCGTGCTCTTCCTCCCGGGCTATGCGCTCATCGCGCTCCTGTTCCCGCGAAAGGACGACCTGGACGGTATCGAGCGCGTGGCACTCAGCTTCGGGCTCAGTATCGCGGTGGTCCCGCTGACGGGCTTGGCGCTGAATTATACGCCGTTTGGGATCCGCCTATCACCCGTGCTCTTCAGTCTCTCAGTGCTCACCATTGCGCTTGCGATCGGCGCGATTCTGAGGCGTGCGACCCTACCCGTGGCCGATCGTTTTGTCGTTGAGTTCAGCGCGGCATTCAGGGCGCTCAGGGACTCGTTCGCCGCCAGCGAGTCGCGGCTCGACCGGATCTTAACGGTCATCCTGATCATCGCGATCGTCGTCGCCATTGGGATGGTGGTCTACGTGATCGTGACGCCGAAGCAGGGCGAGAAGTTCACGGAATTTTATATCCTCGGGCCTGGCGGCAAAGCCGCGGAATATCCGACAAAGGTACAGAAGGGCGAAGAAGGACTGGTGATCATCGGCGTCGTGAACCATGAATACGCTCCCGTCACCTACGAGCTGACGGTCCAGCTGGCTGGGATCTTCACGGGCGGTGAGATCCTGACCCTCGGCCATAACGAGACCTGGG
The DNA window shown above is from Methanomicrobia archaeon and carries:
- a CDS encoding DUF1616 domain-containing protein — translated: MVEGIRDRIPADLALVILWTLICIPFVLVPPLNETPVRILLGLPFVLFLPGYALIALLFPRKDDLDGIERVALSFGLSIAVVPLTGLALNYTPFGIRLSPVLFSLSVLTIALAIGAILRRATLPVADRFVVEFSAAFRALRDSFAASESRLDRILTVILIIAIVVAIGMVVYVIVTPKQGEKFTEFYILGPGGKAAEYPTKVQKGEEGLVIIGVVNHEYAPVTYELTVQLAGIFTGGEILTLGHNETWERPFTFRPTQVGEAQKLEFLLFRAGQNETEPYRSLHLWVDVTNDSGG